Proteins co-encoded in one Centroberyx gerrardi isolate f3 chromosome 18, fCenGer3.hap1.cur.20231027, whole genome shotgun sequence genomic window:
- the spata45 gene encoding spermatogenesis-associated protein 45 yields MSGSEERALLEVNRRRETWCRVEADPRQSWERAQRRHFRCHLRTSGALRSPQPAGPQLRSAGTERPLPAKHPERRHFEEGYKTHLV; encoded by the exons ATGTCCGGGTCCGAGGAGCGGGCTCTGCTGGAGGTGAACCGGCGGAGGGAGACGTGGTGTCGGGTGGAGGCGGACCCCAGGCAGTCCTGGGAGCGGGCGCAGAGGAGGCACTTCAGGTGTCACCTCCGGACCAGCGGGGCCCTCCGCTCCCCGCAGCCCGCCGGACCGCAGCTCAGGTCGGCCGGGACAGAGCGGCCTCTCCCCGCCAAGCATCCGGAGAGAAGACACTTCGAAGAGGGCT ATAAAACCCACCTGGTCTAG
- the tatdn3 gene encoding putative deoxyribonuclease tatdn3 isoform X1, protein MENGFVDCHCHISAREFEEDLEDVMKRTTEAGVQTLVAVTEEVGEFVRVLQLQDRFPGLVAPCFGLHPLQAGGSAEQRSVRLQDLDPVLPLFYLHRERLVGIGEVGLDFTPWCAPTEQDRDDQMAVFIKQLNIAKELDLPVNVHSRSAAKVTIATMREQGISRALLHNFAGKPSVALEGVKAGYLFSFPPAVCRNQQRDKLIKQIPLEHICLETDSPALGPDKHVRNEPANILLSCRHIAQVKGLPPQTVQHVTTHNAYRLFPKADTHTHTHTHTHTHTHTHRL, encoded by the exons ATGGAGAATGGTTTTGTTGACTGTCACTGCCACATATCAGCCCGTGAGTTTGAAGAG gATCTAGAGGATGTGATGAAGAGGACCACAGAG gccggGGTGCAGACTCTGGTTGCGGTTACAGAAGAGGTTGGAGAGTTTGTCAGAGTTCTCCAGCTGCAGGACCG CTTCCCAGGTCTGGTGGCTCCGTGTTTCGGCCTCCACCCCCTGCAGGCCGGGGGGAGCGCAGAGCAGCGCAGCGTGAGGCTCCAG GACCTGGATCCTGTCCTGCCGCTGTTCTACCTACACAGAGAACGGCTCGTCGGTATTGGAGAG GTCGGGTTGGACTTCACACCCTGGTGCGCTCCGACTGAGCAGGACAGAGACGACCAGATGGCCGTCTTCATTAAACAGCTCAACATCGCCAAGGAGCTCGACCTGCCAGT GAATGTCCACTCACGGTCAGCCGCTAaggttaccatagcaaccatgAGAGAACAAG GTATCAGCCGCGCTCTGCTCCATAACTTTGCTGGGAAGCCGTCGGTGGCTCTGGAGGGAGTGAAGGCTGGTtacctcttctcctttcccccAGCTGTCTGCAGGAACCagcag agagacaaactgatCAAGCAGATCCCACTGGAACACATCTGTCTGGAAACAGACTCTCCTGCTCTGGGACCCGACAAACAT GTGAGGAACGAGCCGGCGAACATCCTCCTGTCCTGCCGGCACATCGCTCAGGTCAAAGGCCTGCCGCCGCAAACTGTGCAGCACGTCACCACACACAACGCATACAGGCTGTTCCCcaaggctgacacacacacacacacacacacacacacacacacacacacacacacgcacagactcTGA
- the tatdn3 gene encoding putative deoxyribonuclease tatdn3 isoform X2, which yields MENGFVDCHCHISAREFEEDLEDVMKRTTEAGVQTLVAVTEEVGEFVRVLQLQDRFPGLVAPCFGLHPLQAGGSAEQRSVRLQDLDPVLPLFYLHRERLVGIGEVGLDFTPWCAPTEQDRDDQMAVFIKQLNIAKELDLPVNVHSRSAAKVTIATMREQGISRALLHNFAGKPSVALEGVKAGYLFSFPPAVCRNQQRDKLIKQIPLEHICLETDSPALGPDKHKTSTTTTVHGHQLGMARCDTC from the exons ATGGAGAATGGTTTTGTTGACTGTCACTGCCACATATCAGCCCGTGAGTTTGAAGAG gATCTAGAGGATGTGATGAAGAGGACCACAGAG gccggGGTGCAGACTCTGGTTGCGGTTACAGAAGAGGTTGGAGAGTTTGTCAGAGTTCTCCAGCTGCAGGACCG CTTCCCAGGTCTGGTGGCTCCGTGTTTCGGCCTCCACCCCCTGCAGGCCGGGGGGAGCGCAGAGCAGCGCAGCGTGAGGCTCCAG GACCTGGATCCTGTCCTGCCGCTGTTCTACCTACACAGAGAACGGCTCGTCGGTATTGGAGAG GTCGGGTTGGACTTCACACCCTGGTGCGCTCCGACTGAGCAGGACAGAGACGACCAGATGGCCGTCTTCATTAAACAGCTCAACATCGCCAAGGAGCTCGACCTGCCAGT GAATGTCCACTCACGGTCAGCCGCTAaggttaccatagcaaccatgAGAGAACAAG GTATCAGCCGCGCTCTGCTCCATAACTTTGCTGGGAAGCCGTCGGTGGCTCTGGAGGGAGTGAAGGCTGGTtacctcttctcctttcccccAGCTGTCTGCAGGAACCagcag agagacaaactgatCAAGCAGATCCCACTGGAACACATCTGTCTGGAAACAGACTCTCCTGCTCTGGGACCCGACAAACAT aaaacttccaccacaaCTACTGTACATGGGCATCAactgggtatggcaaggtgtgaCACGTGTTAA
- the nsl1 gene encoding kinetochore-associated protein NSL1 homolog isoform X2, whose translation MEPAAATETLPDDETSQEFRVQVTAKKVVVEQINKYKEVLKNVVEEQPGVAEETKQLLLQELLANFEAAVKENVLVNGQPWDEAPDDEEDRAVALESLLDDSIIETSTRRRRYPKEILPYVVRSLKAQRKLMGLYEQAVKPQDVAKDPAQESIMSSLSAAAPGIVKQASQVMKSTNTLQKQAEGLCQVLDMKPSHASLEIHNAVFGRSDQSDAPLPPVGGATRNRQPIKRAVEEATVRDFYRLPSKKTDCLVGNDKPE comes from the exons ATGGAGCCTGCAGCAGCGACTGAAACTTTACCCGACGACGAAACGAGTCAGGAATTCAGGGTGCAAGTGACGGCGAAAAAAGTCGTTGTCGagcagataaataaatataaagaaGTGTTGAAGAATGTTGTGGAAGAACAGCCGGGCGTTGCCGAGGAGACGAAGCAACTTTTACTGCAGGAGCTGCTAGCG AACTTTGAGGCGGCTGTTAAGGAGAACGTGTTGGTGAACGGACAGCCTTGGGATGAAGCACCTGATGATGAag AAGACAGGGCCGTGGCTCTGGAGAGCCTGCTGGACGACTCCATCATAGAAACCAGCACGAGGCGGAGGAGATACCCCAAGGAGATCCTGCCCTACGTGGTCCGCTCACTCAAAGCCCAACGCAAACTCATG GGGCTGTATGAGCAAGCAGTCAAACCTCAGGATGTGGCCAAAGATCCTGCGCAAG AGAGCATCATgagcagtctgtcagcagcagccccTGGAATAGTGAAACAGGCCAGCCAGGTCatgaag TCCACCAACACTCTGCAGAAGCAAGCCGAAGGCCTCTGTCAGGTCCTCGACATGAAACCCAGCCACGCCTCTCTAGAGATCCACAACGCGGTGTTCGGCCGCAGCGACCAATCGGACGCTCCCCTGCCTCCTGTGGGCGGGGCCACCAggaacaggcagccaatcaagaGAGCCGTAGAGGAAGCGACGGTCAGAGACTTCTACAGACTGCCCAGTAAGAAAACAGATTGCCTTGTGGGAAACGACAAGCCAGAGTGA
- the nsl1 gene encoding kinetochore-associated protein NSL1 homolog isoform X1, giving the protein MEPAAATETLPDDETSQEFRVQVTAKKVVVEQINKYKEVLKNVVEEQPGVAEETKQLLLQELLANFEAAVKENVLVNGQPWDEAPDDEAEDRAVALESLLDDSIIETSTRRRRYPKEILPYVVRSLKAQRKLMGLYEQAVKPQDVAKDPAQESIMSSLSAAAPGIVKQASQVMKSTNTLQKQAEGLCQVLDMKPSHASLEIHNAVFGRSDQSDAPLPPVGGATRNRQPIKRAVEEATVRDFYRLPSKKTDCLVGNDKPE; this is encoded by the exons ATGGAGCCTGCAGCAGCGACTGAAACTTTACCCGACGACGAAACGAGTCAGGAATTCAGGGTGCAAGTGACGGCGAAAAAAGTCGTTGTCGagcagataaataaatataaagaaGTGTTGAAGAATGTTGTGGAAGAACAGCCGGGCGTTGCCGAGGAGACGAAGCAACTTTTACTGCAGGAGCTGCTAGCG AACTTTGAGGCGGCTGTTAAGGAGAACGTGTTGGTGAACGGACAGCCTTGGGATGAAGCACCTGATGATGAag CAGAAGACAGGGCCGTGGCTCTGGAGAGCCTGCTGGACGACTCCATCATAGAAACCAGCACGAGGCGGAGGAGATACCCCAAGGAGATCCTGCCCTACGTGGTCCGCTCACTCAAAGCCCAACGCAAACTCATG GGGCTGTATGAGCAAGCAGTCAAACCTCAGGATGTGGCCAAAGATCCTGCGCAAG AGAGCATCATgagcagtctgtcagcagcagccccTGGAATAGTGAAACAGGCCAGCCAGGTCatgaag TCCACCAACACTCTGCAGAAGCAAGCCGAAGGCCTCTGTCAGGTCCTCGACATGAAACCCAGCCACGCCTCTCTAGAGATCCACAACGCGGTGTTCGGCCGCAGCGACCAATCGGACGCTCCCCTGCCTCCTGTGGGCGGGGCCACCAggaacaggcagccaatcaagaGAGCCGTAGAGGAAGCGACGGTCAGAGACTTCTACAGACTGCCCAGTAAGAAAACAGATTGCCTTGTGGGAAACGACAAGCCAGAGTGA